The following is a genomic window from bacterium.
AACTATGTTTTACCAGTACAAATTAAACTACCTGCAGACGTAAGACTTATTCAAATTACTCCTCTTACAGTAAAGGTGCTGCTTAAAGATATAATTGGGATATCTGCCCCTTCTATTGTGCAAGAGAAGGGGCAATAAGGTACTACCCTCTATCCATAAAAAGAGATAATGTCAAAATTAGGTGTAAATATAGACCATATTGCAACGGTTAGGCAGGCTAGAAGAACCTTTGAGCCTGATCCTGTTAAGGCAGTTCATTTATGCGAAATCGCTGGTGCTGATAGCATTGTTTCTCATTTAAGAGAGGATAGAAGACACATCAATGATAGAGATATAATATTAATAAAAGAAATCGTAAACATAAGGTTCAATCTTGAAATGTCAATTGCAGCCGAAATTGTTGATATTGCTCTGAAACTTGGACCTGATCAGGTAAGTTTAGTTCCTGAAAAGAGGGAAGAAGTGACAACAGAAGGCGGGCTAGACGTAGTTTTTAAAAAGAATGAATTAAAGGAGATAATCCAGCGTTTCAAGGATAAGGACATTATTGTGAATCTTTTTATAGATCCTGAAATATCTCAGATAGATGCATCTTTAGAAGTCAACTCAGATGCGATTGAACTGCATACAGGTAATTATGCAAATGCAACCAATCAGTCAGATATGGAAAATGAATTTAAGAAGATTGTTAATGCTACAAATTATGCCAGAAAACATGGGCTTATTGTGCATGCAGGACATGGGTTAACGTATTTTAATGCAAAAAAAATTGCAGGTATTAAAGAGATAGAGGAACTAAATATCGGACATTCAATTATATCACGCGCTGTATTTGTAGGACTGGAAAGAGCTGTGAAGGATATGATAAGTATTATAAAAGGCGATGCCAAATAAGATATAAAAGGAGTAAGCCATGTCTCAAGAACAGATGAACTCTCAGGAAAGAGTAAGAACAGCAATTTCAGGAAAAATTCCAGACCGTGTGCCTATTCATGATGCCCCATGGGGCGCAACAATAAAGAAATGGCATGAGCAGGGGTTGCCAGAGAGAAAAAGTCCTCAAGAGTATTTTGGATATGAAATCATCAAGATTGGTGCAGATCTCACGCCGCGATTCACAACAAAGATTATTGAAGAAAATGAAGAGTATATTGTTGAGACAACGTCTACGGGTGGAATCAGAAGAAACCACAGGGACTATTCAACCACCCCGGAAATAATAGAGTGTCCCGTTAAGGAAAAGGACGATTGGTCCCCTATAAAAGAGCGGTTAAAACCAGACTTTAAACGCATAGATTGGGCATCTACTTGGCAGACATATCAGAAAGCCAGAGAAGATGGATTATATATAGCCTTCAGCGTAGCAAGCGGTTATGACCTTCTACAATCCTATGTTAAAAGTGAGAATCTGCTTGTGTTTATGGCTGACGATGCTGAATGGATCAAAGAAATGATTGATACGACCTCTGATTTAATTCTTGAGACAGTAAAGATGATGTACAAAGAAGGATTTCATTTTGATGGAGTATGGGTTTTTAACGACATGGGATACAGAAACACTTCCCTTTTCTCACCTAGCATGTATGAGGAGATTATAGCTCCATCAGACAAGAAACGCAATGACTGGTTTCATGAGCATAAGATGCAAACGATTCTTCACTCTTGTGGTTGTGTGAAAGGATTAATTCCTGCATTAATCGAACATGGTTTTGACTGCCTTCAGCCATTAGAGGTAAAAGCAGGAATGGATCTAAAGGAACTTAAACCAAAGTTTGGAGATAAAATCGCACTCTTTGGGGGAATTAATGTAATGTTGATGGAGGATCCTGATGATTCAAGGATTGAAAAGGAAATTCAGGAAAAATTTGAAATTGCTAAAAAAGGGGGAGGGTACCTTTTTCATTCAGACCATTCTATACCTGTGGATGTGAGTTTCAGAAAATACCAGTTTGTAATGGATTGTGTAAAGAAATATGGGATGTATTAGGACTCATGAAAGTAGCTAGTTTCGACCAGATGAGAGAGATGGACAGAATTGCTATGGAAAAGTATGGCATCAGTGGTCTGAATCTTATGGAAAATGCAGGACGAGCAGTTAGTCAAAATGCAGAAAAAATACTGGCTGAAACAGAAGGGAAAAATAGAGGTGTCCTCATAGTTTGTGGGAAGGGGAATAATGGTGGAGACGGTTTCGTAGCAGTACGTCATCTTCTGAATTCAAAGTGTGTCAAAGACATAGATATTAAAGTAGCATTTCTTGGCAATATCAAAGACATAAAAGGTGATGCAAAAACAAATTTTGATATTATAAAGGAGATGGGTGCTGATATATTTGAAATCGTTGAATTGAAGCAGTTGCAAAAAGCGAAACACGTTTTCTCTCATGCAAACTTGATAATAGATGCAATCTTTGGAACTGGATTAAGAAGTCCAGTAAGAGGCGTAATACTTGAGGTAATTAAGTCCATAAACATGCTTAAAGCAAACAAGGTTCTTTCTGTTGATTTACCTTCAGGGCTTTATGAGGGTTTTGATGAAAAGAGAGACGTTTGTATTCAAGCTGACAGAACAGTTACTTTTGGTCTGCCAAAAAAAGAGTTATTGATTTACCCTGGTATTAAATTTACGGGTGATCTTATTGCCCAGGATATAGGTCTGCCCAAAAAACTCTTAACAGATCCAAAGCTAAAACTAAATTTAATGACCCATAATGAGCTATCTTCTCTTGTTCCAGATCGGCCGGTTAATTCACATAAAGGAACCTTTGGGCATGTGTTTATTATAGCTGGCTCCAGAGGATTAACAGGTGCGGCGGCTCTAGCTAGTCTTGGAGCCCTTTATTCCGGCACAGGTCTTGTCACACTTGGAATCCCTGAGAGTTTGAATTCTATTATGGAAATGAAGCTAACAGAGGTTATGACAAAACCTCTGGCTGAAACTGCGAGTGGAAGCTTTAGTAAAAAGGCAAAGAAAGAAATACTGGATTTTTCATCAAGGGTTGATGTTGTTGCTATAGGTCCGGGAATTTCTAAAAATTCCGAAACGAGTTCTTTAATTCGCGAATTAATAGAATTATTAGAAAAACCAGTTCTAATTGATGCAGATGGAATTAATGCACTTGCTGGGCATGTATCAATGCTTAAGAAGAGAAGATATCCAACAATTATAACTCCTCATCCTGGCGAAATGGCGGGACTTATTGAAAGACACCTGTCTGAAATTACTTCAGACAGAATAGACATAGCAGAAAAGTTTGCAGTTACATATAAAACTATCACCTTGTTAAAGGGTGCAAGAACAATTATTGCTGATGAAAAAGGCAATGTTTATATAAATCCCACAGGTAATCCTGCTTTAGCCACAGGGGGAATGGGAGATGTTCTTACCGGGCTTATCTCAGGGCTAGTTGCACAGGGTCTTTCTGGATTAGACGGGGCAAAACTCGGAGCATATTTACATGGTCTGGCAGCAGATATATGGAAGGACAAAAACAAACTGGATAGATGTTTGACTGCTACAGAATTAGTAAACTACATACCAAAGGCTTTCGCAAGGATATATAATGAAAACTTTTTTTAAACTGGATGAATTAGGAACTAATGTCAGACAAGAGGTAGTTGCTGGAGTAACAACATTTGCCACTATGGCGTACATAATTATTGTTAATCCAAAGATTCTGGAAGCAGCAGGTATGCCTTTTGGCGCATCTATGACAGCTACCATATTAAGCGCTTTCTTTGGAACACTGCTAATGGGTATTTATGCAAAACGGCCATTTGCAATTGCTCCTTATATGGGCGAAAATGCATTTATTGCTTTTACAGTTGTTAAAGTGCTTGGATATAGTTGGCAAACTGCTCTGGGTGCTATATTTATTGGCGGTGTTTTGTTTACACTGCTTACTATTTTTAAAATACGCAGCTGGCTGGCCAATTCAATACCGGAAGGGCTTAAAATAGCTTTCGTAGTGGGCATCGGACTGTTCTTAACATTCATTGGTCTTAATGAAACAGGAATTATAAAATTGGGAGTGCCTGGAGCTCCAGTATGTGTCGGAAATTTTAAGGATGTCCCTGTTTTGTTATCTATACTTGGATTTTTATTGATAGGTTTTTTGATGATAAAGAGAATAAAAGGAGCAATTCTATTGGGAATTATGGCAATCACTTTTCTTGCTTTTTGTATGGGGGTAACACCAGCTCCAGATAAATGGGTCAGTATGCCACCTAGTATAGCACCTATTTTTCTTAAACTGGATATACTGGGTGCATTAAAGTGGGGATTCTTTTCGGTTATTTTAACTGTGTTTGTAATGGACTTTGTGGATACTCTGGGGACACTAATCGGGGTGTCATACAAAGCCGGTTTTTTAGATAAGAATGGGAACTTGCCAGAAATTGAAAAACCGATGTTATGCGATTCTTTAGCAACAGTTGTTGGTGCTTTACTAGGCACGACTACAACAGGCACATATATTGAATCAGCAGCAGGAATTGAATCAGGGGGCAGGTCCGGGTTAACCTCCGCGGTAACGGCGTTTTTGTTTCTATTGGCACTGTTTTTCAGCCCTTTCTTTAGCGTAATCCCTTCGTGTGCTTATGGTCCGGCTTTGATCATTGTTGGCATGCTTATGCTCTCTCCAATTGCTAAGGTAAAGTTTAATGACTTTACTGAGGTTATTCCTGTTTTTTCTGTTATTGTTTTGATGAGTTTTACATATAATTTGGGTATTGGGATGACTGCCGGCTTTGTGATTTATCCTCTTATGAAGGCATTGTCAGGAAGATTCAGGGAAGTTCCTCTTGGGTTGTGGATATTAGGGGTATTATCCCTTGTTTTCTTTGTTTTTTATCCATATTAAATATAAAATACGCTCTCAACTAACAAAAAACAAAAGGGAAAAAGACAATGAAACTAGATTTAAATAACTGGTACAAAGTCCTAGCGCCAAGACCTACAATATTGGTGGCAACGGTTAATAAAAATGGAATTTCAAATGCTGCACCGTTTAGTTTTGTCATGCCGGTTTCAATGAAGCCGGCTCTAGTTGCCTTTAGTTCTGCGCATAAAAGGCATACATTGGCTAATATCCGCCTGATAAAAGATTTTACAATCAATATCCCCGGGAAAGAACTGTTGAATCAGGTCTGGAAGTGTGCGGAGAGTTTTCATGAAGGAGTAAGTGAAATAAAAAAGTCTAACTTGACAGAAGTTAAGCTGGACGGAATAAAATCTCCCGGGATAAAAGAGTGTTATGCAATATTTAGTTGTAAGCTTTTTAAAGAAATTTCAGCTGGTGACCATGTACTGGTGATAGGAGAAGTAATCGGAGCAGAGATAAGGGCAGATGTTTTTGAAAACAAAAAGTTTGATTCCCATGCAGCAAGCCCACTCATGCACATTGGAGCAGATGAATTTTCACTGCCCGGAGAAAAGCTCATAGCTGGATAAAGCTCATACGGAAATCTTGCCATTTAAATTAAAGCATGTATAATGGCGGGGTTCTAAGATTGCGTTGCCGGTGTAGCTCAGTTGGTAGAGCAGCTGATTTGTAATCAGCGGGTCGGGGGTTCAAGTCCCTTCGCCGGCTCTGGAAATGGGGAGATTCCCAAGTGGCCAAAGGGAGCAGACTGTAAATCTGCCGGCGATGCCTTCGGAGGTTCGAATCCTCCTCTCCCCACCATGCGGGTGTAGTTCAGTGGTAGAACACAAGCTTCCCAAGCTTGATACGAGGGTTCGATTCCCTTCACCCGCTCTTTACAATATATCTCTCGCATTCAAGTAATAATGGAGTTTTTAGATGAAAGTATTAGGAATAAATGGGAGCCCAAGGAAGGGTGGAAATACGGACATTCTCCTTGATAATGCATTGAAGGGCGCTCAAAATAAGGGCGCTGAGGTGGAGAAAATCGTCTTAAACAATCTAAAATTTTCTCCATGCCAGGAGTGTGAGAATATGCCTAATGATGGATTCTGCATAATTAAAGACAATATGCAACCTATTTACAGAAAGGTGAAAGAAGCAGACGCTATAATTTTGGCTTCTCCTATATTCTTTGGAAGTCTTAGCGCACAAACCAAAATGATGATAGACAGATTTCAATGTGTCTGGAGAGCGAAGAATATATTTAAAAAACAAGTTTTTGAAAAAAGGAAGATAGG
Proteins encoded in this region:
- a CDS encoding pyridoxine 5'-phosphate synthase, with protein sequence MSKLGVNIDHIATVRQARRTFEPDPVKAVHLCEIAGADSIVSHLREDRRHINDRDIILIKEIVNIRFNLEMSIAAEIVDIALKLGPDQVSLVPEKREEVTTEGGLDVVFKKNELKEIIQRFKDKDIIVNLFIDPEISQIDASLEVNSDAIELHTGNYANATNQSDMENEFKKIVNATNYARKHGLIVHAGHGLTYFNAKKIAGIKEIEELNIGHSIISRAVFVGLERAVKDMISIIKGDAK
- a CDS encoding NAD(P)H-hydrate dehydratase; the protein is MKVASFDQMREMDRIAMEKYGISGLNLMENAGRAVSQNAEKILAETEGKNRGVLIVCGKGNNGGDGFVAVRHLLNSKCVKDIDIKVAFLGNIKDIKGDAKTNFDIIKEMGADIFEIVELKQLQKAKHVFSHANLIIDAIFGTGLRSPVRGVILEVIKSINMLKANKVLSVDLPSGLYEGFDEKRDVCIQADRTVTFGLPKKELLIYPGIKFTGDLIAQDIGLPKKLLTDPKLKLNLMTHNELSSLVPDRPVNSHKGTFGHVFIIAGSRGLTGAAALASLGALYSGTGLVTLGIPESLNSIMEMKLTEVMTKPLAETASGSFSKKAKKEILDFSSRVDVVAIGPGISKNSETSSLIRELIELLEKPVLIDADGINALAGHVSMLKKRRYPTIITPHPGEMAGLIERHLSEITSDRIDIAEKFAVTYKTITLLKGARTIIADEKGNVYINPTGNPALATGGMGDVLTGLISGLVAQGLSGLDGAKLGAYLHGLAADIWKDKNKLDRCLTATELVNYIPKAFARIYNENFF
- a CDS encoding NCS2 family permease; this translates as MKTFFKLDELGTNVRQEVVAGVTTFATMAYIIIVNPKILEAAGMPFGASMTATILSAFFGTLLMGIYAKRPFAIAPYMGENAFIAFTVVKVLGYSWQTALGAIFIGGVLFTLLTIFKIRSWLANSIPEGLKIAFVVGIGLFLTFIGLNETGIIKLGVPGAPVCVGNFKDVPVLLSILGFLLIGFLMIKRIKGAILLGIMAITFLAFCMGVTPAPDKWVSMPPSIAPIFLKLDILGALKWGFFSVILTVFVMDFVDTLGTLIGVSYKAGFLDKNGNLPEIEKPMLCDSLATVVGALLGTTTTGTYIESAAGIESGGRSGLTSAVTAFLFLLALFFSPFFSVIPSCAYGPALIIVGMLMLSPIAKVKFNDFTEVIPVFSVIVLMSFTYNLGIGMTAGFVIYPLMKALSGRFREVPLGLWILGVLSLVFFVFYPY
- a CDS encoding flavin reductase family protein codes for the protein MKLDLNNWYKVLAPRPTILVATVNKNGISNAAPFSFVMPVSMKPALVAFSSAHKRHTLANIRLIKDFTINIPGKELLNQVWKCAESFHEGVSEIKKSNLTEVKLDGIKSPGIKECYAIFSCKLFKEISAGDHVLVIGEVIGAEIRADVFENKKFDSHAASPLMHIGADEFSLPGEKLIAG
- a CDS encoding flavodoxin family protein, producing the protein MKVLGINGSPRKGGNTDILLDNALKGAQNKGAEVEKIVLNNLKFSPCQECENMPNDGFCIIKDNMQPIYRKVKEADAIILASPIFFGSLSAQTKMMIDRFQCVWRAKNIFKKQVFEKRKIGAFISVEGSKRKDFFDNARSIVKNFFVTINADYKEDLFCFGI